The following proteins are encoded in a genomic region of Flammeovirga pectinis:
- a CDS encoding DUF2061 domain-containing protein, translated as MLADRIIEKKIQADEVAEQEAVKSGAAPKPRWVSIAKSVSWRIVGTIDTITISYLITGEVKMALSIGSFEVFSKMALYYFHERAWEKFSK; from the coding sequence ATGTTAGCTGATAGAATAATAGAGAAGAAAATACAGGCCGATGAAGTAGCTGAACAAGAAGCTGTAAAATCTGGTGCTGCCCCAAAACCAAGGTGGGTGAGTATTGCTAAATCAGTGTCTTGGCGAATTGTAGGAACAATAGATACAATAACTATATCATATCTCATTACTGGCGAAGTTAAAATGGCTCTTTCAATCGGGTCATTCGAAGTTTTCTCAAAAATGGCTCTTTATTACTTTCATGAAAGAGCTTGGGAAAAATTTAGTAAATAA